A single Lolium perenne isolate Kyuss_39 chromosome 6, Kyuss_2.0, whole genome shotgun sequence DNA region contains:
- the LOC127308981 gene encoding uncharacterized protein, with protein MSPPLPDELLEEVFLRLPPDEPECLVRASLASKLWLDTLSGPRFGGLYRKFHGAPPMLGFIYCPPIYSSGYRRDEYDRVPYYEPATKFRARIPDDDWGCWFYEPWDCRHGRVLLVDATALAAEGLAAKFLVWNPLTGSRRELDGPQARDIVESQSLTAAVICAVARCDHRACEEGPFRVVLVTLDKSDVGCVACAYISLPQMGEGSKPCPDLSLADEWTELSADLDLVGVSACIDFKPQVLIEEALYLVIKNGDSGVAIAILKCDLASNCLSLIDVPPLETGADGDSETILMATEDGSLGFARLDMLNLHLWSRQMGFDGVLSWNQHRVINLKELLPIQNPKLRLTLVGSVEGSDTIFVTTDLGIYGINLKSRSVKKLWKREIFHYLMPYMSFYTPREMVNPANATP; from the exons ATGTCGCCGCCACTGCCGGACGAGCTTCTCGAGGAGGTCTTCCTTCGCCTCCCGCCGGACGAGCCGGAGTGCCTCGTGCGCGCATCCCTGGCCAGCAAGCTCTGGCTCGACACCCTCTCCGGCCCTCGCTTCGGCGGTCTCTACCGCAAGTTCCATGGAGCTCCGCCTATGTTGGGCTTCATTTACTGCCCGCCCATTTATTCCTCGGGATACAGAAGGGACGAGTACGACAGGGTTCCGTACTACGAACCCGCCACAAAGTTCCGTGCGCGCATTCCCGACGATGACTGGGGGTGCTGGTTCTATGAGCCGTGGGACTGCCGCCATGGCCGCGTTCTCCTTGTGGATGCAACTGCATTAGCCGCCGAGGGGTTAGCCGCCAAGTTCCTCGTTTGGAACCCCTTGACAGGCAGCCGGAGGGAGCTGGATGGGCCCCAAGCTCGAGATATCGTGGAATCCCAGAGCCTTACGGCCGCAGTGATTTGCGCCGTGGCCCGCTGCGACCACCGCGCATGTGAGGAGGGCCCCTTCCGGGTGGTCTTGGTCACCCTGGACAAGAGTGATGTCGGTTGTGTTGCATGCGCATACATATCCTTGCCGCAGATGGGTGAAGGGAGCAAGCCATGCCCTGATCTCTCTCTTGCAGATGAGTGGACTGAGTTGTCCGCTGATCTTGATCTTGTGGGTGTGAGTGCATGCATTGATTTTAAGCCCCAGGTCCTCATCGAAGAAGCACTTTATTTAGTGATTAAGAATGGTGATAGTGGCGTGGCGATAGCTATTCTCAAGTGTGACTTGGCATCTAATTGCTTATCACTGATTGATGTGCCGCCGCTGGAGACTGGCGCAGACGGTGATAGTGAAACTATCCTCATGGCGACGGAGGATGGTAGTTTGGGGTTTGCACGATTGGACATGTTAAACCTCCACCTGTGGTCAAGGCAGATGGGTTTCGACGGGGTTCTGTCATGGAATCAACATAGAGTCATCAATCTGAAAGAACTCCTCCCCATCCAAAATCCCAAGTTAAGACTTACACTGGTTGGATCTGTGGAGGGTAGTGATACCATTTTCGTGACCACAGATCTTGGTATATACGGGATTAATCTCAAGTCACGAAGTGTGAAGAAGCTATGGAAGAGAGAAATCTTTCATTATTTGATGCCATACATGAGTTTCTACACTCCTCGAG AAATGGTGAACCCCGCCAATGCGACTCCTTGA